The Pyrococcus horikoshii OT3 genome includes a window with the following:
- a CDS encoding energy-coupling factor ABC transporter ATP-binding protein, producing the protein MIEFRDVWFWYQEGKTVLKSISFSFSEGTLAIVGPNGSGKTTLVKMLNGLLKPKKGNVLIDGINTKEVSVAELSRIVGYVFQNPDAMFFEENVFKEVAFGPKNLGLNEEEVKKRVRWALEAVGLRGFENRNPFELSGGEKQRLAIACILAMKPKYLVLDEPNTGLDERGLQDLINVIKNLRREGSSIILVTHDIELVLEVADKVLLLKDGELKFFGSTKEFFELDLEGFGLKEPELVKISKDVGINFVRNVEELLKVIGL; encoded by the coding sequence ATGATAGAGTTTAGAGACGTCTGGTTTTGGTATCAAGAAGGTAAAACCGTGCTGAAGTCTATTAGTTTTTCATTTAGCGAGGGTACCCTTGCTATAGTAGGTCCAAATGGTAGCGGAAAAACGACGTTAGTTAAAATGCTGAACGGTTTGCTCAAGCCTAAGAAAGGGAACGTTTTAATTGATGGCATCAACACTAAGGAAGTGAGTGTAGCTGAGCTGAGTAGAATAGTAGGTTACGTATTCCAAAACCCTGATGCAATGTTCTTCGAGGAGAACGTTTTTAAAGAGGTGGCTTTTGGTCCAAAAAATTTAGGCCTCAATGAGGAGGAAGTTAAGAAGAGAGTTAGATGGGCCCTTGAAGCTGTTGGGCTAAGGGGATTTGAAAATAGAAATCCGTTTGAGCTAAGTGGTGGAGAGAAACAGAGGCTTGCAATAGCATGCATTTTAGCAATGAAGCCAAAGTACCTAGTCCTAGATGAGCCAAACACGGGACTCGATGAGAGGGGGCTCCAGGATCTAATTAATGTCATTAAGAACTTAAGAAGAGAAGGAAGTTCAATAATATTAGTAACCCATGACATAGAGCTCGTGCTTGAAGTTGCGGATAAAGTTTTGCTCTTAAAGGATGGAGAACTAAAATTCTTTGGATCCACAAAAGAATTCTTTGAGTTAGATCTAGAAGGATTTGGTCTAAAGGAGCCTGAACTGGTAAAAATTTCAAAAGACGTTGGAATAAACTTTGTCAGAAACGTTGAAGAGCTTCTAAAGGTGATAGGGCTATGA